From a region of the Paenibacillus sp. FSL R10-2734 genome:
- a CDS encoding extracellular solute-binding protein: MGMKTKPRTVMALLLAAVMTLSVAGCSSGNSANGNSDGAKETNTGAKTETPVTLSADEPGWKVDTSPITFDWYLNFSWFPNKWGVDPTSQYVTKKTGVDINFIVPAGNENEKLNTLIASGKLPDFITLGFYEDAIKKIIEGDLALPLNKLADEYDPYFYKVSDKDKLNWYTQEDGNVYGYPNSSSSPADYEKYGENYVSNQVFAVRKDMYEAIGSPDMRTPEGFLNALKLAKEKFPDVNGQPLIPLGLHEFGVNGNDSLEGYLQNFLAIPREKDGQVYARETDPEYIRWMKTLRQANQDGLLSKDIFIDKRPQMEEKIAQGRYFAMLYQRTDFAAQLGTIYQQDPSKTYIAVDGPSNTNLDQPTLDGPAIAGWTVTLISKDVKDKARAIRFLSYLNSEEGNKDLFLGEKGVSYETIDGKDQFKPEVFDLMNKDRSAFDKQYGSSFTYWMMQNTNITDQWAPKSVEPFKQLEDWTRGKATSTSTFQQIDPTGNSPEGIIATKLKELRGKTIPKLLMASSDAEFDTIWSEYLAKQKDLGVDKFQAYQQKKYEENKVKLSQ; the protein is encoded by the coding sequence ATGGGTATGAAAACCAAGCCAAGAACAGTGATGGCTCTACTTCTCGCAGCGGTTATGACATTGTCGGTTGCAGGCTGCTCCAGTGGGAATAGCGCTAATGGAAATTCGGATGGCGCTAAAGAAACGAACACGGGGGCGAAGACAGAAACACCTGTTACCTTGTCAGCTGATGAGCCCGGTTGGAAGGTTGACACTTCTCCGATCACGTTTGACTGGTACCTGAATTTCTCATGGTTCCCTAATAAATGGGGCGTGGACCCTACTTCTCAATATGTAACTAAGAAAACCGGCGTTGATATTAATTTCATCGTTCCGGCTGGTAACGAGAATGAGAAACTGAACACACTCATTGCCTCTGGTAAATTGCCTGATTTCATTACATTGGGCTTCTATGAAGATGCAATTAAGAAAATAATCGAAGGCGATCTTGCGTTGCCTCTGAACAAGCTTGCTGATGAATATGATCCTTATTTCTACAAAGTATCCGATAAAGATAAGCTGAATTGGTACACTCAAGAAGATGGTAATGTGTATGGCTATCCTAACTCTTCTTCCTCTCCTGCCGACTATGAGAAATATGGAGAAAACTACGTATCCAACCAAGTATTCGCTGTTCGCAAGGATATGTATGAAGCGATTGGAAGTCCCGATATGCGCACACCAGAAGGTTTTTTGAATGCGCTTAAGTTAGCTAAAGAGAAATTTCCTGACGTAAATGGACAGCCGCTTATCCCACTTGGCCTGCATGAGTTTGGTGTGAACGGTAATGATTCACTGGAAGGTTATCTTCAGAACTTCCTGGCGATTCCTAGAGAAAAAGATGGTCAGGTATATGCACGTGAAACTGATCCTGAATATATCCGCTGGATGAAGACGCTTCGTCAAGCGAATCAGGATGGACTGCTTTCTAAAGATATCTTTATTGATAAACGTCCACAAATGGAAGAGAAAATCGCTCAAGGTCGTTATTTCGCAATGCTCTACCAACGTACAGACTTTGCAGCGCAGCTAGGTACGATTTACCAACAAGATCCTAGCAAAACTTATATTGCTGTTGATGGTCCTTCGAATACGAACTTGGATCAACCGACCCTTGATGGCCCTGCTATCGCTGGTTGGACGGTAACACTGATCTCCAAAGATGTAAAGGATAAAGCTCGCGCTATTCGCTTCCTAAGCTATTTGAACAGTGAAGAAGGCAACAAAGACTTGTTCTTGGGTGAAAAGGGTGTCAGCTATGAAACGATTGATGGCAAAGACCAATTTAAGCCTGAAGTATTTGATCTAATGAATAAGGATCGTTCGGCGTTTGATAAGCAATACGGATCATCGTTCACCTACTGGATGATGCAAAACACGAATATCACGGACCAATGGGCTCCTAAATCAGTAGAGCCTTTCAAACAATTAGAAGATTGGACGAGAGGAAAAGCGACTAGTACTTCAACGTTCCAACAGATAGATCCTACAGGTAACTCCCCTGAAGGCATCATTGCTACAAAGCTGAAAGAACTGCGTGGGAAGACGATTCCTAAGCTGCTCATGGCGTCTTCAGATGCTGAATTCGATACCATATGGAGTGAGTATTTAGCGAAGCAGAAGGATTTAGGCGTAGATAAATTCCAAGCTTACCAGCAGAAAAAGTACGAAGAGAATAAAGTGAAGCTCTCCCAATAA
- a CDS encoding carbohydrate ABC transporter permease, whose amino-acid sequence MFALKRKTKGEALFDIVNNIVMLCICFITLYPIWYVLVNAFNEGTDAMRGGIYWWPRVFSLGNFKAVFDSPGIMQAMWITVAKTAIGTVLHVFFTAMVAYAFSRKGLIGGKFYMLMGTVTLFFAGGLIPSFLLIRDLQLLDNFLVYIIPAMFSFFDLIIFMTFFREIPEGLEEAARIDGANDWSIFLRIVLPVSMPVIATIALFHGVFQWNDYFTGMIYINNTDLQPIQTYLFRVVAQSSSTQMMVAAQGSGMTRSVTSQSIKLATMVVTTLPIVFVYPFLQRYFVKGMMIGSIKG is encoded by the coding sequence ATGTTTGCTCTCAAGCGCAAAACGAAGGGCGAGGCCCTATTCGATATCGTCAACAACATCGTCATGCTGTGTATTTGTTTCATAACGCTTTATCCGATCTGGTACGTACTCGTCAATGCCTTTAATGAAGGTACGGATGCCATGCGAGGTGGTATTTACTGGTGGCCGCGGGTGTTCAGCTTAGGGAACTTCAAAGCAGTGTTCGATAGTCCTGGCATTATGCAGGCGATGTGGATCACAGTTGCCAAAACAGCAATCGGCACAGTCCTGCATGTATTTTTCACAGCGATGGTAGCTTATGCATTTTCTCGTAAAGGCCTGATTGGTGGAAAGTTTTACATGCTTATGGGTACGGTTACGCTCTTCTTCGCCGGAGGGTTGATCCCGAGCTTCTTGCTTATCAGAGACCTTCAGTTACTAGATAATTTCTTAGTGTATATCATTCCTGCGATGTTTAGCTTCTTCGATCTTATTATCTTCATGACCTTCTTCCGAGAGATTCCTGAAGGACTGGAGGAAGCGGCCCGGATTGATGGGGCTAATGATTGGTCCATCTTCCTGCGGATTGTGCTTCCAGTGTCTATGCCTGTTATTGCAACCATCGCGCTGTTCCACGGCGTGTTCCAATGGAATGATTATTTTACAGGTATGATCTACATCAATAATACAGATCTACAGCCCATTCAGACGTATCTGTTCCGCGTTGTAGCACAGTCTAGCTCGACTCAAATGATGGTCGCTGCACAAGGTAGTGGCATGACAAGAAGTGTAACGTCACAGTCGATTAAGCTGGCGACGATGGTGGTTACTACACTTCCTATCGTATTCGTGTATCCGTTCTTACAACGCTACTTTGTTAAAGGAATGATGATTGGCTCCATTAAGGGCTGA
- a CDS encoding ABC transporter permease subunit yields the protein MENKKSMEVSPGMKPIIPGNFETGKVNRNSLWRRFIAQRHLQTMALLGVAWMIIFNYIPMYGIIIAFKEFNIVKSISEAPWVGLAHFKEFLQDDSLVNVIKNTLGISLFKLIIGFPLPIIFALFLNEVRSVRFKKWIQTISYLPHFLSWVVLGGILATWLADIGIINNILLALNIIDQPITYLAEPSYFWTIVISSDIWKELGWSAIIYLAAISGVSPEMYEAATIDGAGRFQKMWFVTLPAIKSTISILFILAVSGVLSSNFDQILVLRNSLNDSASNVIDYYVYYTGILSGRFSYSTAVGLLKSIIALILLLIANQVSKKINDTSLF from the coding sequence ATGGAGAACAAAAAAAGCATGGAAGTAAGCCCAGGTATGAAACCGATAATTCCTGGCAATTTCGAAACCGGTAAAGTAAATCGTAACTCGCTGTGGAGGAGATTTATTGCCCAGCGTCATCTACAGACCATGGCTCTACTAGGTGTAGCCTGGATGATCATCTTTAACTACATTCCAATGTATGGAATTATTATTGCCTTCAAGGAGTTCAACATCGTCAAATCTATTTCGGAGGCTCCATGGGTAGGACTTGCGCATTTCAAAGAGTTCCTGCAAGATGACAGTCTGGTCAATGTGATTAAGAATACGCTCGGGATCAGCTTGTTCAAGCTCATCATCGGTTTTCCACTGCCGATTATATTCGCCCTATTCCTAAACGAGGTACGTTCGGTGAGATTCAAAAAGTGGATTCAGACGATTTCGTATTTACCTCACTTTCTCTCATGGGTTGTACTCGGCGGTATTCTAGCTACATGGCTTGCGGATATAGGGATTATCAATAACATCTTGTTAGCGCTAAATATCATTGATCAACCGATTACGTATTTGGCTGAGCCTAGCTACTTCTGGACGATTGTCATTTCATCTGATATTTGGAAGGAGCTTGGATGGTCAGCGATCATATATCTAGCAGCAATCTCTGGTGTATCTCCTGAAATGTATGAGGCCGCGACGATTGATGGTGCTGGACGATTCCAGAAGATGTGGTTCGTTACGCTGCCGGCCATTAAATCGACGATCAGCATTCTCTTCATTCTTGCAGTCAGTGGTGTGCTAAGCTCCAACTTCGATCAGATCTTGGTGTTACGTAACTCGTTGAATGATAGTGCAAGTAATGTAATCGATTACTATGTGTACTACACAGGGATTCTCTCAGGCCGCTTCTCATACTCGACTGCGGTTGGACTATTGAAATCGATTATTGCTCTAATCTTGCTGCTGATAGCTAACCAAGTGTCTAAAAAAATCAACGATACATCATTGTTCTAG
- a CDS encoding histidine kinase has translation MLSIHDISEVNVEEVKSVNMRERSREIWHSFLYWWGRRSLQSRLIAAYVFIIIGPCLLVSVYFYESINNTYFRDAVEKNEYLLQMEKLHIHNQIEAMERAAQMAYSDSDVRDFLANETEPMLEDLIDFNTNAYVNMTRIQFNNPNIEHLRLYSKSETMHEIWPILFREERVSSEPWYQKALQLKGQEYWSFQKSDPDLMQRYLGAPTESLPKVSLLREMSRPADNHIGMVQVDMLLKRFTPKTYTDVRDNQTQMFLVDGELQLFTRPDQSFLQDNKEMASVIADRYKTFRATGEWDSEYSENGQSFLLINTPLDRIDAYLLNVVSMEGVMKDISRTRNFIIGANIGFIVLLTLIAYVMNAFILKNLRRLTETMKSVRRGEAYTGITIRGGGEVGELAHHFSKLMNTINTLVAQAVSKQALSKEAELRTLHNQIDAHFLYNTLENIKMLAEIENQRTISDALTSLGGMMRYNFKWSGEYVKLRDEVRHIENYIEVMNIRFEYPVKLVLHIEPRYLELEVLKMSLQPIVENSVKHAWCGEKENLQDPNIHIHISETEGDIFIELRDNGIGLTPERLVALNEAIYAKDERCDSPSEQREANRRAGGIGLRNVHQRLQIFYGEEYGLVVQSEAGSWTTVRLTLPKVLLTGEKQL, from the coding sequence ATGTTAAGTATTCACGATATTAGCGAGGTGAACGTGGAAGAAGTGAAGAGTGTGAATATGCGCGAACGCAGCAGAGAAATATGGCATTCCTTCTTGTATTGGTGGGGGCGCAGGTCGCTGCAGAGTCGTTTGATTGCTGCTTATGTTTTTATTATTATTGGCCCGTGCTTGCTGGTGTCCGTCTATTTTTATGAGTCTATCAATAATACCTATTTCCGAGATGCTGTTGAGAAAAATGAATATTTGCTGCAAATGGAAAAATTGCATATCCACAATCAAATTGAAGCGATGGAACGGGCAGCGCAGATGGCATATTCTGACTCGGATGTGAGAGATTTTCTTGCGAATGAGACTGAGCCGATGCTTGAAGATTTGATTGATTTTAATACAAATGCTTATGTGAATATGACCCGTATTCAATTCAATAACCCGAATATCGAGCATCTACGATTGTATTCGAAAAGCGAAACGATGCATGAAATTTGGCCGATTCTATTTCGCGAAGAGCGAGTGTCCTCCGAGCCGTGGTACCAGAAAGCGCTGCAGCTAAAGGGACAGGAGTATTGGTCTTTTCAAAAGAGTGATCCTGATCTGATGCAGAGATACTTGGGTGCACCGACTGAGAGTCTGCCGAAGGTTTCTTTACTACGTGAGATGAGTCGTCCTGCTGACAATCATATTGGGATGGTTCAAGTAGATATGCTGTTGAAACGCTTTACGCCAAAGACATATACCGATGTGCGGGATAACCAGACACAAATGTTCCTAGTAGATGGTGAACTGCAGCTATTTACTCGACCAGACCAATCTTTTCTACAGGACAACAAGGAGATGGCCAGTGTTATTGCTGATCGGTATAAGACTTTTCGGGCAACAGGGGAATGGGACAGCGAATATTCGGAGAATGGCCAATCGTTCTTACTGATTAACACCCCCTTGGATCGTATTGATGCGTATCTGTTAAATGTGGTCTCGATGGAAGGTGTTATGAAGGATATCTCCCGTACACGAAACTTCATAATTGGGGCTAATATCGGGTTTATTGTTTTGCTTACGTTGATCGCTTATGTGATGAATGCATTTATTCTAAAAAATCTACGCAGATTGACCGAAACGATGAAAAGCGTGCGCAGAGGTGAAGCGTATACTGGAATTACGATTCGGGGTGGAGGAGAAGTCGGTGAGCTTGCCCATCATTTCTCTAAGCTAATGAATACAATTAATACGTTGGTCGCTCAGGCTGTGAGCAAGCAGGCATTGTCCAAAGAGGCCGAGCTGCGTACGCTGCATAACCAAATTGACGCCCATTTTTTGTATAACACGCTTGAAAATATTAAAATGCTCGCTGAAATTGAGAATCAACGAACGATATCAGATGCACTAACTTCACTCGGTGGGATGATGCGTTATAATTTCAAATGGTCCGGAGAGTATGTGAAGCTACGGGATGAAGTCCGCCATATTGAGAATTATATTGAAGTGATGAATATTCGTTTTGAGTATCCAGTTAAGCTTGTGCTTCATATAGAACCTCGATATTTAGAGCTGGAGGTGCTGAAAATGTCACTGCAGCCTATTGTAGAGAACAGTGTTAAGCATGCTTGGTGCGGCGAGAAAGAGAATTTACAGGACCCGAACATTCATATTCATATTTCGGAAACGGAAGGTGATATTTTCATAGAGCTTCGTGATAATGGCATTGGTCTAACCCCAGAGCGTCTGGTTGCTTTAAATGAGGCGATTTATGCTAAGGATGAACGTTGTGACAGCCCTTCTGAACAGAGGGAGGCAAACCGGAGAGCAGGTGGCATAGGACTGCGGAATGTACACCAGCGTCTGCAAATCTTTTATGGTGAAGAATACGGGCTTGTAGTACAGAGTGAGGCAGGAAGCTGGACGACGGTACGGTTGACCTTGCCGAAAGTTCTTTTGACGGGAGAAAAACAACTATGA